A window of Pirellulales bacterium contains these coding sequences:
- a CDS encoding DUF4432 family protein, whose protein sequence is MSFPNTVLIADDHPCRETIRVSAEHYPGTPPGWHVEKRRLQAGLSQGVDVVEVDTGQVRVVIVPTRGMGLWRAWFDEFELGWQSPVRGPVHPAFVPLSETSGWGWLDGFDELMCRCGLESLGAPDHDEQGQLRFGLHGRIANRPAHRVELAVDAEAGTLAVTGIVEETRFHHHKLRLSVTYTLRFDATEIAWRDEVENYGGTPTKMQMMYHVNVGLPLLGAGSQLSAPVKRVRPGSCASAGEAARNWATYEAPTPRYAQQVFYDTLQGDDAGDTLVLLTSSTGSHAVRLDYNVRQLPCFTQWKNSVAEADGYVTGLEPGTSFPNPRSVEEKAGRVLTLHPGERWQAELKLDLLSDPAAIAAAERRIAELQTGCDPIVDLETS, encoded by the coding sequence ATGTCTTTTCCCAACACGGTTCTCATCGCGGACGATCACCCCTGTCGCGAGACGATTCGCGTCTCGGCGGAGCACTATCCCGGCACGCCGCCGGGGTGGCATGTCGAGAAACGCCGGCTGCAGGCGGGGTTGTCTCAGGGGGTCGACGTCGTCGAGGTCGATACGGGCCAGGTGCGCGTCGTGATCGTCCCGACGCGCGGGATGGGCTTGTGGCGAGCCTGGTTCGACGAGTTCGAACTCGGCTGGCAGTCCCCCGTGCGCGGGCCCGTCCATCCGGCGTTCGTCCCGCTGAGCGAGACGAGCGGTTGGGGCTGGCTCGACGGATTCGACGAGCTCATGTGCCGGTGCGGGTTGGAGAGCCTGGGCGCCCCCGACCACGACGAGCAGGGCCAGCTGCGCTTCGGCCTCCACGGTCGGATCGCCAACCGGCCGGCCCATCGAGTCGAGCTTGCCGTCGACGCCGAGGCGGGGACGCTCGCCGTCACGGGGATCGTCGAGGAGACGCGGTTTCATCACCACAAGCTGAGATTGAGCGTTACGTATACCTTGCGGTTCGACGCGACGGAGATCGCCTGGCGCGACGAGGTCGAGAACTACGGCGGAACGCCGACCAAGATGCAGATGATGTATCACGTGAACGTCGGACTGCCGCTGTTGGGAGCAGGGTCGCAACTGTCGGCGCCGGTCAAGCGCGTGCGGCCCGGCAGTTGCGCCTCCGCCGGGGAGGCGGCTCGGAACTGGGCCACGTACGAAGCCCCCACTCCGCGGTACGCGCAGCAGGTGTTCTACGACACCCTGCAGGGAGACGACGCGGGGGACACGCTCGTGCTGCTGACGAGCTCGACCGGTTCGCATGCGGTGCGGCTCGACTACAACGTGCGGCAGCTTCCGTGCTTTACGCAATGGAAAAATTCGGTCGCCGAGGCGGACGGCTACGTTACGGGGCTCGAGCCGGGAACCAGCTTTCCCAACCCGCGCTCGGTCGAGGAGAAGGCGGGGCGGGTTCTCACGCTGCATCCCGGCGAGCGGTGGCAGGCCGAGTTGAAGCTCGACCTGCTCAGCGACCCTGCGGCCATCGCCGCCGCGGAGCGCCGCATCGCCGAGCTGCAAACCGGCTGCGACCCGATCGTGGACCTGGAAACCAGTTGA
- a CDS encoding DUF1559 domain-containing protein, with protein sequence MQRMQAVGAAASPSRRRAWPILLIAAIAWSGGSPARLAPATAATAAWTSPALDTWSYVNSFGSGGRATSPTFSGGFAIDDETGQFLPHGSSSPIRYGTTIVAFNTSEQIPLGLPANRYAIQSATLTVSLEPSGNGPLLYTDQPKSAAQLLADVAQGTLTTALPFELFGVGFRNGYAGFGLSAGGASPPLFRESTSPYTSGAYNLYPVVGDEELAGAFVDVSNNVTGGFSATAPGGTTPAFEATPWAIGTAPLAPGSAIAGTTTITFAVDLEQPGVLGYMQQALSTGALGFAVSSLHATEQEGAGAAYPNWFMKESVGVLGGIAPTLSIEYDVGVPLAGDFDGDQSVTGGDFLLWQRQFGMPANPAGSGADGDGDGTVDGVDLAIWSGAYGIPLASATVGAVPEPSAAALASVGAAALAGLWRRGRRRTAPSARRARCGFTLVELLVSIAIIGTLAAMLLPAVQAAREAARRNSCKNNLRQIGLAVQNYQSARGHLPPPKLGTSTYNNLGGTLVTLLPFLEQGALYAAYDETKSVTDADNLRITGESIGGYLCPSMGLPRDVPDRACGEQLAPGSYVISSRTDYKNQGALDGAFDNPAADGAYRLDWRHFTDGVSNTLLVGEINYGHADYLWADCDGKIESRWGDVAWAEGYWALAWGHMSARAPQLYNNSTNWVAPNSRLAFRSDHPGGVQFVMCDASVQFLADGADPDVRAALVTRAGEEVVTAWD encoded by the coding sequence ATGCAGCGGATGCAAGCTGTCGGCGCGGCGGCGAGTCCCTCTCGCCGCCGCGCTTGGCCGATCCTGCTGATCGCGGCGATTGCCTGGAGCGGAGGGTCGCCGGCGCGATTGGCGCCGGCGACCGCCGCCACGGCCGCCTGGACCAGCCCGGCCTTGGATACGTGGAGTTACGTCAACTCCTTCGGCTCCGGAGGGCGCGCGACGTCGCCGACGTTCTCCGGAGGGTTCGCTATTGACGACGAAACGGGGCAGTTCTTGCCGCACGGCAGCTCGAGTCCCATTCGCTACGGAACGACGATCGTGGCGTTCAACACGTCCGAGCAAATCCCGCTCGGCTTGCCGGCGAATCGCTACGCGATTCAGTCGGCGACGTTGACCGTGTCGCTCGAACCAAGCGGCAACGGACCCCTGCTGTACACGGACCAACCGAAGTCCGCGGCTCAACTGTTGGCGGACGTCGCGCAGGGGACATTGACGACGGCATTGCCGTTCGAACTGTTCGGGGTCGGGTTCCGCAACGGCTACGCCGGGTTTGGTCTGAGCGCCGGGGGAGCGAGCCCTCCGCTGTTTCGCGAGTCGACTTCGCCGTACACGAGCGGCGCATACAACCTGTACCCCGTCGTGGGCGACGAGGAGCTGGCCGGGGCCTTTGTCGACGTCTCGAACAACGTCACCGGGGGTTTTAGCGCCACGGCGCCCGGAGGAACGACGCCGGCGTTTGAAGCGACGCCGTGGGCGATCGGCACGGCGCCGTTGGCGCCGGGTTCGGCAATTGCCGGGACCACGACGATCACCTTCGCTGTCGATCTGGAGCAGCCGGGCGTGTTGGGGTATATGCAGCAGGCGCTGTCGACCGGAGCGCTCGGCTTCGCGGTGTCGTCGCTCCATGCGACCGAGCAAGAGGGCGCCGGGGCGGCGTATCCGAACTGGTTCATGAAGGAATCGGTCGGCGTGTTGGGAGGGATCGCCCCGACGTTGTCGATCGAGTACGACGTCGGTGTGCCGTTGGCGGGCGATTTTGACGGCGACCAAAGCGTGACCGGCGGGGACTTTCTGCTCTGGCAGCGGCAGTTCGGAATGCCCGCGAATCCGGCAGGCTCCGGGGCCGACGGCGATGGCGACGGGACCGTCGACGGCGTCGATCTGGCGATCTGGAGCGGAGCGTACGGAATTCCGCTCGCCTCGGCGACCGTCGGGGCCGTGCCGGAGCCGAGCGCGGCGGCCCTGGCAAGCGTCGGCGCAGCCGCGCTGGCCGGGCTGTGGCGACGCGGACGACGACGAACGGCGCCGAGCGCGCGCCGCGCCCGGTGCGGGTTCACGTTGGTCGAGCTGCTGGTGTCGATCGCAATTATCGGCACGCTGGCGGCAATGCTGCTCCCCGCAGTGCAAGCGGCGCGCGAGGCGGCGCGGCGGAACTCGTGCAAGAACAACCTGCGGCAAATCGGACTGGCAGTGCAAAACTATCAGTCGGCGCGGGGGCATCTCCCTCCGCCTAAGTTAGGAACCTCGACCTACAACAACCTTGGCGGCACGCTGGTGACGTTGTTGCCGTTTCTGGAGCAGGGGGCGCTCTACGCCGCGTATGACGAGACCAAGTCGGTGACGGACGCCGACAATCTCAGGATTACGGGGGAATCGATCGGGGGATACTTGTGCCCGTCGATGGGATTGCCGCGCGACGTCCCCGACCGGGCGTGCGGCGAGCAATTGGCGCCCGGCAGTTACGTCATTTCCTCGCGGACCGACTACAAGAACCAGGGGGCGCTCGACGGCGCGTTCGACAACCCCGCTGCAGACGGCGCGTACCGGCTCGATTGGCGGCATTTCACCGACGGCGTGTCGAACACGCTGCTGGTGGGCGAGATCAACTACGGCCACGCCGATTACCTGTGGGCCGACTGCGACGGGAAGATCGAGTCGCGGTGGGGCGACGTCGCCTGGGCCGAGGGCTACTGGGCGTTGGCGTGGGGACACATGTCCGCCAGGGCGCCGCAGCTGTACAACAATTCGACGAACTGGGTTGCGCCCAACAGCCGGCTGGCGTTCCGCAGCGATCACCCCGGCGGGGTCCAGTTCGTGATGTGCGATGCGTCGGTTCAGTTCCTGGCCGACGGCGCGGACCCTGACGTGCGGGCGGCGCTGGTGACCCGTGCGGGGGAGGAAGTCGTCACGGCCTGGGATTGA
- a CDS encoding hemin uptake protein HemP, with translation MSAADTPAETKSAPEPREITSEELFGEARLVVIRHGEETYRLLVTRNNRLILQK, from the coding sequence ATGTCTGCCGCCGACACTCCTGCGGAAACAAAATCCGCCCCAGAACCTCGGGAAATCACCAGCGAGGAGCTCTTCGGCGAGGCCCGACTCGTCGTCATTCGCCATGGCGAGGAGACTTACCGTCTCCTCGTCACTCGCAACAATCGCCTGATTCTGCAGAAGTGA
- a CDS encoding DUF1559 domain-containing protein translates to MSRSPRTIRFDADAQDRAFTLVELLVVIAIVGVLLALLLPAVQAAREASRRSQCQNNLRQIGLSVLNHQSATRKYPPGKKYSGPRSNPATESYAWTVLILPHLEQQALRSQLDLKQPITSPANAVVAGAVIPIFLCPSATQLEEHRGEDGRLFGLNGHPGEGFGCIDYLGVSGPNKDKNNPATGSPYGPQRGVLIGTKGLPKEDELIEPPAITPASITDGLSNTVMVVECTGRGADVNKQGEVKSLNGAWASGGNISHVKMGVNEEVPPAAWEDERVFSEHSGGANALAADASVHFLTNDTEASLLRSLCSRDGGEIVDGYGSR, encoded by the coding sequence ATGTCTCGTTCCCCCCGCACGATCCGTTTTGACGCAGACGCCCAGGACCGGGCGTTTACGCTCGTTGAACTCTTGGTCGTGATCGCGATCGTCGGCGTGCTGCTCGCCCTGCTGTTGCCGGCCGTCCAGGCGGCGCGGGAAGCCAGTCGCCGCTCTCAGTGTCAAAACAACCTGAGGCAGATCGGCCTGTCCGTCTTGAACCACCAGAGCGCCACGCGCAAGTACCCGCCGGGCAAAAAATACTCGGGACCGCGCTCGAATCCGGCGACGGAATCTTACGCCTGGACGGTCTTGATCTTGCCGCACCTTGAGCAGCAGGCGCTGCGCAGCCAGCTCGACCTGAAGCAGCCGATCACCTCCCCGGCCAACGCCGTCGTCGCCGGCGCCGTCATCCCGATTTTCCTGTGTCCGAGTGCGACGCAACTGGAGGAACATCGGGGCGAAGACGGCCGGTTGTTCGGCTTGAACGGACACCCGGGGGAAGGCTTCGGCTGCATCGACTATCTGGGGGTCTCGGGCCCGAACAAGGACAAGAACAATCCTGCCACGGGATCTCCTTACGGTCCTCAGCGCGGCGTCTTGATCGGCACGAAGGGCTTGCCGAAAGAGGACGAGTTGATCGAACCGCCGGCGATCACGCCGGCTTCAATCACCGACGGCTTGTCGAACACGGTAATGGTCGTCGAATGCACCGGCCGCGGGGCCGACGTCAACAAGCAAGGCGAAGTGAAAAGCCTGAACGGGGCCTGGGCCTCGGGGGGGAACATCAGTCACGTCAAAATGGGCGTCAACGAGGAAGTCCCCCCCGCGGCGTGGGAGGACGAACGGGTGTTCTCCGAACACTCCGGCGGCGCCAACGCCTTAGCCGCGGACGCTTCGGTTCATTTTCTGACGAATGACACAGAAGCGTCCTTGTTGCGATCGCTTTGCTCGCGCGACGGGGGAGAGATCGTCGACGGTTACGGATCTCGCTAA
- a CDS encoding polyphosphate polymerase domain-containing protein, which translates to MIPPDAVQHSLDSLCPVSLAEIDAVALMNRVDTKYVLREDSLPELLDGLRESYRVLEVAGLRCSPYSTLYFDTPDDACYLAHHNGKGARVKYRSRRYDSSGATFFEVKERTNKGRTVKQRTELHEITEALDDASTSLAAAVRAATPLDPTMWTRFLRITLVATDFTERVTLDLRLQFSAGDRRVGIPGAAIAEIKQQRDSRNSAIRRRLREMRVTPMRVSKYCIGRALLDPTLKQNQFKRKLLALRAVLS; encoded by the coding sequence ATGATTCCTCCTGACGCCGTTCAACATTCGCTCGATTCGCTTTGCCCCGTCTCGTTGGCCGAGATCGACGCCGTGGCGTTGATGAATCGGGTCGATACAAAGTACGTGCTCCGCGAGGATTCGCTTCCTGAATTGCTCGACGGCCTCCGCGAGTCGTACCGCGTTTTGGAAGTCGCCGGATTGAGGTGTTCGCCCTACTCGACGCTGTATTTCGACACGCCCGACGACGCCTGCTATTTGGCTCATCACAACGGCAAGGGAGCCCGCGTCAAGTATCGCTCCCGGCGGTACGATTCGTCCGGCGCGACGTTCTTCGAAGTGAAGGAACGCACGAACAAGGGGCGCACCGTCAAACAGCGGACGGAACTCCACGAGATTACGGAAGCGCTGGACGACGCGTCGACATCGCTGGCCGCGGCGGTGCGGGCGGCGACGCCGCTCGATCCGACGATGTGGACGCGATTTCTGCGAATCACCTTGGTTGCGACCGACTTCACGGAACGGGTGACGCTCGATCTGCGGTTGCAGTTCAGCGCCGGCGACCGCCGGGTCGGGATTCCCGGCGCAGCGATTGCAGAGATCAAACAGCAACGCGACTCGCGGAACTCGGCCATTCGCCGACGGCTGCGCGAGATGCGCGTGACCCCGATGCGCGTCAGCAAATACTGCATCGGCCGCGCGTTGCTCGACCCGACCCTGAAGCAGAATCAATTCAAGAGAAAACTCTTGGCGCTCCGCGCCGTTTTAAGCTGA
- a CDS encoding DUF4956 domain-containing protein codes for MEIFDVPLYDDDLIKMVGRFAINLVVVTALVRFVYYKRSLSKDYLFTYYMLSVVVFFICFTLKKLELQLGMAMGLFAIFGVLRYRTTTMPVREMSYLFTIIGIAVINALANLKVSWSELLFVNAMFTAMPALLESLPLLRQELGEEILYERIDLIRPDRHDELVADLQDRTGLKLTRIELGRIDLLRDTVAITAYYYPHEQIVNDRTDVGISRRVQRA; via the coding sequence ATGGAAATCTTCGACGTGCCGCTCTACGACGACGACCTGATCAAGATGGTCGGTCGCTTTGCCATCAACTTGGTCGTCGTGACGGCCCTCGTCCGGTTCGTGTATTACAAGCGATCCTTGAGCAAGGATTACTTGTTTACGTACTACATGCTCAGCGTCGTCGTGTTCTTCATCTGCTTCACGCTGAAGAAGCTGGAGCTGCAGCTCGGCATGGCGATGGGGCTGTTCGCGATCTTCGGGGTCTTGCGCTACCGGACGACCACCATGCCGGTGCGCGAAATGTCGTATCTGTTCACGATCATCGGCATCGCCGTGATCAACGCGCTGGCCAATCTCAAAGTGAGCTGGTCCGAGCTGTTGTTCGTCAACGCGATGTTCACGGCCATGCCCGCGCTGCTGGAATCGCTGCCGCTGTTGAGGCAGGAACTGGGGGAGGAGATCCTCTACGAGCGAATCGATTTGATTCGCCCGGATCGGCACGACGAACTCGTGGCCGACTTGCAGGACCGCACTGGTTTGAAGCTGACGCGGATCGAGTTGGGTCGGATCGACCTGTTGCGAGACACTGTGGCAATCACGGCGTATTACTACCCGCACGAGCAGATCGTCAACGATCGCACCGACGTCGGCATCAGTCGCCGCGTGCAGCGGGCGTAG
- the sucD gene encoding succinate--CoA ligase subunit alpha, with product MAILINKNTRVICQGITGKAGEFHSKNCLDYGTKMVAGVTPGKGGQTSLGLPVYDTVVEAVEKHGAEASMIFVPPAFTADAILEAADAGIKVIAAITEGVPVLDMVRVYDRIKDMNVQLIGPNCPGLITADECKIGIMPGYIHKRGKVGVMSRSGTLTYEAVWQLTTLGLGQTTCVGLGGDPIVGTSFIDCLTMFQEDPETEAIIMMGEIGGTAEEEAARFAKENVTKPVAAFIAGRTAPPGKRMGHAGAIISGGKGTADEKIAALEDARIEVAQSPADMGEAVVRAIKRGR from the coding sequence ATGGCCATCCTGATCAACAAGAACACCCGCGTCATCTGCCAGGGCATCACCGGCAAGGCGGGCGAGTTTCACTCCAAGAACTGCCTCGACTACGGCACCAAGATGGTCGCCGGGGTCACGCCGGGCAAAGGGGGGCAGACCTCCCTCGGGCTGCCGGTGTACGACACCGTCGTCGAGGCGGTCGAGAAGCACGGCGCCGAGGCGTCGATGATCTTCGTCCCCCCCGCGTTCACCGCAGACGCGATCTTGGAAGCGGCCGACGCGGGGATCAAGGTCATCGCCGCGATCACCGAAGGAGTCCCCGTCCTTGACATGGTGCGGGTGTACGATCGGATCAAGGACATGAACGTCCAACTCATTGGGCCGAATTGCCCGGGGCTCATCACGGCCGACGAATGCAAGATCGGCATCATGCCGGGTTACATCCACAAACGCGGCAAGGTGGGAGTGATGAGCCGCAGCGGCACGCTCACCTACGAGGCGGTGTGGCAGTTGACGACCCTGGGCTTGGGGCAAACGACTTGCGTCGGCCTTGGCGGGGACCCGATCGTGGGAACCTCGTTCATCGACTGCTTGACGATGTTCCAGGAGGACCCCGAGACCGAGGCCATCATCATGATGGGCGAGATCGGCGGCACGGCCGAGGAGGAGGCCGCCCGGTTCGCCAAGGAAAACGTCACCAAACCGGTCGCCGCGTTCATTGCCGGGCGGACGGCCCCGCCTGGGAAGCGCATGGGCCACGCCGGCGCGATCATCAGCGGCGGCAAGGGGACCGCGGACGAAAAAATCGCGGCCCTCGAAGACGCGCGGATCGAAGTCGCCCAAAGCCCCGCCGACATGGGCGAAGCGGTCGTTCGAGCGATCAAGCGCGGGCGATGA
- the sucC gene encoding ADP-forming succinate--CoA ligase subunit beta yields the protein MKIHEYQAKQLLRDAGIAVPKSIVAKTPEEAATAFKSLGGPIAVVKAQIHAGGRGKGTIKTNPAQRGVQLVKSAEETAEVARNLLGGELVTIQTGPAGKKVQQVLVEAGCDIARELYLGIVVDRASGMPVLMVSSEGGVNIEEVAANTPELIFKEPFHPDAGLQGYQVRKLCYRLGLTGDTVRSAEKFMRGLCRLFVSLDASLAEINPLVVTKQGDVIALDAKITFDDNAMFRHAPLAELRDLSEEEPAEVRAGNAGLSFVQLEGNIGCLVNGAGLAMSTMDLIKLHGGEPANFLDVGGGAQVDQVTEAFRILLADKNVKAVLVNIFGGIMRCTTIAGAILEAYKQVGFNVPLVVRLEGTEVEEGRRMLAESGVDIIGAEGLTDAAKKVVAAAGAA from the coding sequence ATGAAAATTCACGAATATCAGGCAAAACAGCTCCTGCGCGACGCCGGGATCGCGGTCCCCAAGAGCATTGTCGCCAAAACTCCCGAGGAGGCCGCAACGGCTTTCAAGTCCTTGGGGGGGCCGATTGCGGTGGTCAAGGCCCAAATCCACGCCGGGGGGCGCGGCAAGGGGACGATCAAGACCAACCCCGCTCAACGGGGCGTGCAACTCGTGAAGTCGGCTGAGGAGACCGCCGAGGTCGCCCGCAATCTGCTTGGCGGGGAACTGGTCACCATCCAAACCGGTCCTGCGGGAAAGAAGGTCCAGCAGGTGCTCGTCGAGGCGGGCTGCGATATTGCTCGCGAACTGTACCTCGGAATCGTGGTCGATCGAGCCAGCGGCATGCCGGTGCTCATGGTCTCCAGCGAAGGGGGCGTGAACATCGAGGAAGTCGCCGCGAACACCCCGGAGCTGATCTTCAAGGAACCGTTTCACCCCGACGCCGGGCTGCAAGGCTATCAGGTCCGCAAACTCTGCTACCGCCTGGGGCTCACGGGAGACACGGTCCGAAGCGCCGAAAAATTCATGCGCGGGCTGTGCCGACTGTTCGTCAGCCTCGACGCCAGCCTCGCCGAGATCAACCCGCTGGTCGTCACCAAACAGGGCGACGTCATCGCGCTCGACGCGAAGATCACGTTCGACGACAACGCGATGTTCCGGCACGCTCCGCTCGCTGAATTGCGGGATCTCTCCGAAGAGGAACCGGCCGAAGTCCGCGCCGGCAACGCGGGGTTGAGCTTCGTGCAACTGGAAGGCAACATCGGCTGCTTGGTCAACGGCGCCGGCTTGGCGATGAGCACCATGGACCTCATCAAGCTCCACGGCGGCGAGCCGGCCAATTTTCTCGACGTCGGCGGCGGCGCCCAGGTCGATCAGGTCACCGAGGCGTTTCGCATCCTGCTGGCCGACAAGAACGTCAAGGCCGTGCTGGTCAACATCTTCGGCGGCATCATGCGGTGCACGACCATCGCCGGCGCCATCCTGGAAGCGTACAAGCAAGTCGGCTTCAACGTCCCCTTGGTCGTGCGACTGGAAGGGACCGAGGTCGAAGAAGGCCGCCGAATGCTGGCCGAAAGCGGCGTCGACATCATCGGCGCCGAGGGGCTGACCGACGCGGCGAAGAAGGTCGTCGCCGCAGCCGGGGCTGCGTAG
- a CDS encoding Na(+)-translocating NADH-quinone reductase subunit A, whose product MTSVTQISRGLDLPILGAPEQKIAAGPVVRRVGVVAADYHGMKPTMTVAEGDAVRLGQTLFEDKKTPGVLFTSPAAGKVVEVNRAEKRRFLSVVVEVDGEASESFTAYGDHNLSQLDRGAVVEQLVRSGLWTALRTRPFSRTPAIDSIPHAIFVTAIDTHPLAADPAVVLAERQADFIAGVQVLSTLTDGTTYVCRRAGSEIPGEGKTPAAYHAFDGPHPAGLPGTHIHLLAPASRNRIVWHVGYQDVAAIGHLFLTGRLNNERIVSVAGPAAKQPRLVRTQLGASLADLTTGEASLSANQAMRTISGSVFGGRTVKPPIDYLGRFHNQVSLLAEGTQREFLGWLAPGAEKFSVRKIFSSAWTGGAGRKFNFTTTTNGSARAIIPLGMFEQVMPLDIVATPLLKSLITDDLESAQQLGVLELDEEDLALCTFVDPGKHEFGPMLRRNLNRIELEG is encoded by the coding sequence ATGACGAGCGTCACTCAGATCTCCCGCGGGCTCGATCTCCCGATCCTCGGCGCCCCCGAGCAGAAGATTGCCGCCGGGCCTGTCGTCCGGCGCGTCGGCGTCGTCGCGGCCGATTACCACGGCATGAAGCCGACCATGACCGTCGCCGAGGGGGACGCCGTCCGACTCGGACAAACGCTGTTCGAGGACAAGAAGACTCCCGGCGTCCTGTTCACCTCGCCCGCGGCCGGCAAGGTGGTCGAGGTCAATCGGGCCGAAAAGCGACGATTTCTGTCGGTCGTCGTCGAGGTCGACGGCGAAGCGTCGGAATCGTTCACCGCGTACGGCGATCACAACCTGTCGCAACTCGACCGCGGAGCGGTCGTCGAACAACTCGTACGGTCCGGATTGTGGACTGCGCTGCGTACACGACCGTTCAGCCGCACTCCGGCGATCGATTCGATTCCGCACGCAATCTTCGTGACGGCAATCGACACGCACCCGCTTGCGGCCGATCCGGCGGTCGTGCTCGCCGAACGGCAAGCCGACTTCATCGCGGGAGTGCAGGTCCTGTCGACGCTGACCGACGGCACGACGTATGTATGCCGTCGCGCGGGTTCGGAGATTCCCGGCGAGGGGAAAACGCCGGCGGCGTATCACGCCTTCGACGGTCCCCACCCCGCGGGGCTCCCCGGCACGCATATTCACTTGCTGGCCCCGGCCAGCCGGAATCGCATCGTGTGGCACGTCGGGTATCAGGACGTCGCCGCGATCGGGCATTTGTTTCTCACCGGGCGATTGAACAACGAGCGGATCGTCTCCGTCGCCGGCCCCGCGGCCAAGCAGCCGCGGCTGGTCCGCACGCAACTGGGAGCTTCGCTCGCCGACCTGACGACCGGCGAAGCTTCGCTGAGCGCGAACCAAGCGATGCGGACCATCTCGGGGTCGGTTTTCGGCGGGCGGACCGTCAAGCCGCCAATCGACTACCTGGGGCGGTTCCACAACCAAGTGTCGCTCTTGGCGGAGGGGACGCAGCGTGAATTTCTCGGCTGGCTCGCCCCGGGGGCCGAGAAGTTTTCCGTACGGAAGATTTTTTCGTCAGCCTGGACCGGCGGCGCGGGCCGCAAATTCAACTTCACGACGACCACCAACGGCAGCGCCCGGGCGATCATCCCGCTGGGGATGTTCGAGCAGGTGATGCCGCTGGACATCGTGGCCACGCCGCTGCTCAAGTCGCTGATCACGGACGACTTGGAGTCCGCTCAGCAACTTGGCGTGCTGGAACTCGACGAAGAGGATCTTGCCCTTTGCACGTTCGTCGACCCGGGCAAGCACGAATTCGGACCGATGCTGCGGCGCAATTTGAATCGCATTGAGCTTGAAGGATAA
- a CDS encoding NADH:ubiquinone reductase (Na(+)-transporting) subunit B, giving the protein MLRKVLDKLHPTFAPGGKLQTLYPLYEAIDTFLYTPPSVTSTTAHVRDGMDLKRMMSLVVVALGPCFFMAMHNTGYQANLAIADSGGSVKPIEDWRESALQSLGLGHDATSFVDNFALGALFFLPIYVVTIAVGGAWEGLFATVRKHEINEGFLVTSALFPLTLPATTPLWQVALGITFGVVIGKEIFGGTGKNFLNPALTARAFLYFAYPGFMSGTNHPAPNSGYGVWVAADGVSGATALGAMASAPIETARAGVDVVTGYSWWECFVGYIQGSMGETSTLACLLGAVVLVATGVGSWKIMAGCVLGAVGMSAALWLASSGSDSPMMCMAPWWHLVVGGFAFGTVFMATDPVSAAMTDAGRWWYGILVGVMTVLIRVINPAFPEGIMLAILLGNVVAPLIDYAVIQANIKRRTARYAAG; this is encoded by the coding sequence GTGCTTCGCAAAGTTCTCGATAAATTGCATCCGACGTTCGCTCCGGGCGGCAAGCTGCAGACGCTGTACCCCCTGTACGAGGCGATCGACACGTTTCTGTACACGCCGCCGTCGGTGACTTCGACTACGGCCCATGTCCGCGACGGGATGGATCTCAAGCGGATGATGTCGCTGGTGGTCGTGGCGCTGGGGCCGTGCTTCTTCATGGCGATGCACAACACCGGTTATCAGGCGAACCTCGCGATCGCCGATTCCGGCGGGAGCGTCAAGCCGATCGAGGATTGGCGCGAATCGGCGCTGCAGTCGCTGGGCCTGGGGCACGACGCGACGAGCTTCGTCGACAATTTCGCGCTGGGCGCCCTGTTCTTTCTGCCGATTTACGTCGTGACGATCGCCGTCGGCGGAGCCTGGGAAGGGTTGTTCGCCACGGTTCGCAAGCATGAGATCAACGAGGGGTTTCTCGTCACCAGCGCGCTGTTTCCGCTGACTTTGCCGGCGACGACGCCGCTCTGGCAAGTCGCCCTGGGAATCACGTTCGGCGTGGTGATCGGCAAGGAGATCTTCGGCGGCACGGGGAAGAACTTTCTCAATCCCGCGCTGACGGCTCGGGCGTTTCTGTATTTCGCTTATCCGGGCTTCATGTCGGGGACCAATCACCCCGCCCCGAACAGCGGGTACGGCGTGTGGGTCGCGGCCGACGGCGTCAGCGGGGCGACCGCGCTGGGGGCGATGGCGTCGGCGCCGATCGAGACCGCTCGCGCGGGGGTCGACGTCGTCACCGGCTACAGTTGGTGGGAGTGCTTCGTCGGCTACATCCAGGGATCCATGGGCGAGACGTCGACGCTCGCCTGCCTGCTGGGCGCCGTGGTGCTGGTCGCGACGGGGGTCGGCTCGTGGAAAATCATGGCCGGCTGCGTGCTTGGCGCCGTCGGCATGTCGGCGGCCTTGTGGCTCGCCAGTTCTGGCAGCGACTCGCCGATGATGTGCATGGCGCCCTGGTGGCATCTCGTCGTCGGCGGGTTCGCCTTCGGCACGGTCTTTATGGCGACCGACCCCGTCTCGGCGGCGATGACCGATGCGGGGCGATGGTGGTACGGCATTCTGGTGGGGGTGATGACCGTGCTCATCCGCGTGATCAACCCCGCGTTTCCCGAGGGAATCATGCTGGCCATTTTGCTGGGCAACGTCGTGGCGCCGCTGATCGATTACGCGGTCATTCAAGCGAACATCAAGCGGAGGACGGCTCGCTATGCAGCGGGATAG